One Phycisphaerae bacterium DNA segment encodes these proteins:
- a CDS encoding amino acid permease encodes MKLKRELNLLHVFSIASGGMLSAGFFILPGIAHAMTGPAVIVSYVLAGLLAMTGMLSQAELASAMPKAGGSYFYVTRSMGPAVGTIYGLITWFALCLKSAFALVGIGVFSVLILPVPPLLILIPLTVLFVAVNLVGVELAGRIQVLLVLGILATLLVFSGLGLTDIDVNSFTPFAPGGLPMVLATAGFIFVSYGGLLKVASIAEEVKDPGRDIPLGSIFALLTIVLLYTLVIFVTVGVLSPQALNTGGPDGTPTLTPISDAAGELLGETGRIVLSVAAILAFLTASNAGIMAASRFPLALARDEMLPEAFGRISDRFKTPMLSTLVTGVMILVALFLEINLLVKAASTVLILSFAFTCLSVIILRESRLQNYQPQFKAPLYPWMQIAGAIGFVLLLLGIGQEALLTSILLMAAGLFVYWFYGRIRATREFALLHLIERITAKELTSHLLETELKEIVRERDVIVKDRFDHIIEEDPVLDVDEPVTADQFFRLAADALAPKLEVPPEEFYRLLIARERESSTVLSPFLAIPHIVIPGEHKFDILLARCKPGIAFSDDASRVHTVFCLVGTRDERPFHLRALAAIAAIVQDPDFDRRWMAAKTKESLRDLVLLGKRKRQE; translated from the coding sequence TCCTCGCCATGACCGGAATGCTCAGCCAGGCCGAACTCGCCTCCGCCATGCCCAAGGCCGGCGGAAGCTACTTCTACGTCACCCGAAGCATGGGTCCGGCCGTCGGAACCATCTACGGCCTGATCACCTGGTTCGCCCTTTGCCTCAAAAGCGCCTTCGCCCTCGTCGGCATCGGGGTCTTCAGCGTCCTGATCCTTCCCGTGCCCCCGCTCCTGATCCTGATCCCCTTGACCGTCCTGTTCGTCGCCGTCAACCTCGTCGGCGTCGAACTCGCCGGACGCATCCAGGTGCTCCTGGTCCTCGGAATCCTCGCCACCCTCCTCGTCTTCTCCGGCCTCGGACTGACCGACATCGACGTCAACTCCTTCACCCCCTTCGCCCCCGGCGGACTGCCCATGGTCCTGGCCACCGCCGGCTTCATCTTCGTCTCCTACGGCGGACTGCTCAAGGTCGCCAGCATCGCCGAAGAGGTCAAAGACCCCGGCCGCGACATCCCCCTCGGCTCGATCTTCGCCCTGCTGACCATCGTCCTGCTCTACACCCTCGTGATCTTCGTCACCGTCGGCGTCCTGAGCCCCCAAGCCCTCAACACCGGCGGACCCGACGGAACCCCCACCCTCACCCCCATCTCCGACGCCGCCGGCGAACTGCTCGGCGAGACCGGACGCATCGTCCTGAGCGTCGCCGCCATCCTCGCCTTCCTCACCGCCTCCAATGCCGGCATTATGGCCGCCTCGCGATTCCCCTTGGCCCTCGCCCGTGACGAGATGCTCCCCGAAGCCTTCGGCCGCATCAGCGACCGCTTCAAAACCCCCATGCTCTCCACCCTCGTCACCGGCGTGATGATCCTCGTGGCCCTCTTCCTCGAGATCAACCTGCTCGTCAAGGCCGCCTCCACCGTGCTGATCCTCTCCTTCGCCTTCACCTGCCTGTCCGTCATCATCCTCCGCGAGAGCCGCCTCCAGAACTACCAGCCGCAGTTCAAGGCCCCGCTCTACCCGTGGATGCAGATCGCCGGCGCCATCGGCTTCGTCCTTCTGCTCCTGGGAATCGGACAGGAGGCCCTCCTGACCAGCATCCTGCTGATGGCCGCCGGCCTCTTCGTCTACTGGTTCTACGGCCGCATCCGCGCCACTCGCGAATTCGCCCTCCTCCACCTGATCGAACGGATCACCGCCAAGGAGCTCACCAGCCACCTGCTCGAAACCGAGCTCAAGGAAATCGTCCGCGAACGCGACGTGATCGTCAAAGACCGATTCGACCACATCATCGAGGAGGACCCCGTCCTCGACGTCGACGAACCGGTCACCGCCGACCAGTTCTTCCGTTTGGCCGCCGACGCCCTCGCCCCGAAGCTCGAAGTTCCGCCCGAAGAGTTCTACCGCCTCCTGATCGCCCGCGAACGCGAAAGCTCCACCGTGCTCAGCCCTTTCCTGGCCATCCCGCACATCGTCATCCCCGGCGAGCACAAGTTCGACATTCTCCTGGCCCGCTGCAAACCCGGCATCGCCTTCTCGGATGACGCCTCCCGCGTCCACACCGTCTTCTGCCTCGTCGGCACCCGCGACGAGCGCCCCTTCCACCTCCGCGCCCTGGCCGCCATCGCCGCCATCGTCCAGGACCCCGACTTCGACCGCCGATGGATGGCCGCCAAGACCAAAGAGTCCCTGCGAGACCTCGTCCTTCTGGGCAAACGCAAACGTCAGGAGTGA
- a CDS encoding DUF1232 domain-containing protein — MLDRLKSIGGGFKRQLAFYRRVIAHPRTPRFSRFLLAAAVAYALLPFDLIPDFIPVLGHLDDLVIIPLLVIAAMRLVPADVLEECRNPKDSS, encoded by the coding sequence GTGCTGGATCGCCTCAAGTCCATCGGCGGCGGCTTCAAAAGGCAACTGGCCTTCTACCGCCGCGTCATCGCCCATCCTCGCACGCCGCGATTCTCCAGATTCCTTCTCGCCGCTGCCGTGGCCTATGCCCTCCTGCCCTTCGACCTGATCCCGGATTTCATTCCCGTCCTGGGCCACCTCGACGACCTGGTGATCATCCCGCTCCTGGTCATCGCCGCCATGCGGCTGGTTCCCGCCGACGTGCTCGAAGAGTGCCGCAATCCGAAGGATTCCTCCTGA